From Dermochelys coriacea isolate rDerCor1 chromosome 8, rDerCor1.pri.v4, whole genome shotgun sequence, the proteins below share one genomic window:
- the LOC119860761 gene encoding leucine-rich repeat extensin-like protein 5 isoform X2: MLRLSEEELVSLDLLPEGDGEETLTDQVVSPAQPSTGPGSFPLREADGFSPEATALPVTSADKDGAATHPSFSSPRAVELDESIPPDPNATTTEGTGLQTSAPAVSADATTGLRNKNLSALPPPAANTTNQPGQNGTEPSSPTGPTGAATMAPTPPPPKDTLATTGSSPLEPSAFSTLGPTTGNPEPTPENPEPTPQTAQENATEESTAGPTTVPAAMTTGSPPATTTPSTTTVTPGASSTNRAATTAVMQPSANPVHEEASVLDVGDDDGQDLPSSAVAGAMGPDPLVIGVISMFVIMVGILALVGFLRYRQRNSRMEFRRLQDLPMDDMMEDTPLSLYSY, from the exons GAGATGGGGAGGAGACCCTGACTGACCAGGTGGtgtccccagctcagcccagcactGGGCCAGGCTCATTTCCACTCCGTGAGGCTGATGGTTTCAGCCCAGAGGCGACTGCCCTTCCTGTGACTAGCGCCGATAAGGACGGGGCTGCCACCCACCCCAGTTTTAGCAGCCCCCGTGCTGTCGAGCTGGATGAGTCCATCCCACCTGATCCCAACGCAACCACCACCGAGGGCACCGGGCTGCAGACTTCCGCCCCAGCTGTCTCAGCGGATGCTACGACAGGGCTTCGGAATAAGAACCTGTCGGCGCTCCCCCCTCCGGCTGCCAACACCACAAACCAGCCTGGCCAAAATGGAACCGAGCCCTCCAGCCCCACGGGGCCGACTGGCGCTGCGACCATGGCTCCAACGCCTCCGCCACCAAAGGACACGCTGG CAACAACGGGCAGCTCCCCACTGGAGCCTTCTGCATTCAGCACCTTAGGGCCCACGACAGGGAACCCTGAACCCACCCCAGAGAACCCTGAACCCACGCCACAAACAGCCCAGGAGAATGCCACAGAGGAGAGCACCGCAGGGCCCACTACTGTTCCTGCTGCCATGACAACAGGGAGTCCACCTGCCACTACCACCCCCAGCACCACCACGGTGACCCCCGGAGCTTCCTCCACCAACAGGGCAGCCACAACAGCTGTAATGCAGCCATCAGCCAATCCTGTGCATGAGGAGGCTTCTGTGTTGGATGTGGGAGACGATGATGGTCAAG ACCTGCCCAGCTCCGCTGTTGCCGGCGCGATGGGGCCCGACCCCCTGGTGATCGGTGTCATCTCCATGTTCGTCATCATGGTGGGGATCCTGGCCCTGGTGGGCTTCCTGAGATACCGGCAGCGCAACAGCCGGATGGAGTTCCGGCGCCTGCAGGACCTGCCCATG GATGACATGATGGAGGATACGCCCCTCTCACTCTACAGCTACTAG
- the LOC119860761 gene encoding leucine-rich repeat extensin-like protein 5 isoform X1, with protein MEGPGRALLRLAAACCLLAGVLLPLPGDGEETLTDQVVSPAQPSTGPGSFPLREADGFSPEATALPVTSADKDGAATHPSFSSPRAVELDESIPPDPNATTTEGTGLQTSAPAVSADATTGLRNKNLSALPPPAANTTNQPGQNGTEPSSPTGPTGAATMAPTPPPPKDTLATTGSSPLEPSAFSTLGPTTGNPEPTPENPEPTPQTAQENATEESTAGPTTVPAAMTTGSPPATTTPSTTTVTPGASSTNRAATTAVMQPSANPVHEEASVLDVGDDDGQDLPSSAVAGAMGPDPLVIGVISMFVIMVGILALVGFLRYRQRNSRMEFRRLQDLPMDDMMEDTPLSLYSY; from the exons GAGATGGGGAGGAGACCCTGACTGACCAGGTGGtgtccccagctcagcccagcactGGGCCAGGCTCATTTCCACTCCGTGAGGCTGATGGTTTCAGCCCAGAGGCGACTGCCCTTCCTGTGACTAGCGCCGATAAGGACGGGGCTGCCACCCACCCCAGTTTTAGCAGCCCCCGTGCTGTCGAGCTGGATGAGTCCATCCCACCTGATCCCAACGCAACCACCACCGAGGGCACCGGGCTGCAGACTTCCGCCCCAGCTGTCTCAGCGGATGCTACGACAGGGCTTCGGAATAAGAACCTGTCGGCGCTCCCCCCTCCGGCTGCCAACACCACAAACCAGCCTGGCCAAAATGGAACCGAGCCCTCCAGCCCCACGGGGCCGACTGGCGCTGCGACCATGGCTCCAACGCCTCCGCCACCAAAGGACACGCTGG CAACAACGGGCAGCTCCCCACTGGAGCCTTCTGCATTCAGCACCTTAGGGCCCACGACAGGGAACCCTGAACCCACCCCAGAGAACCCTGAACCCACGCCACAAACAGCCCAGGAGAATGCCACAGAGGAGAGCACCGCAGGGCCCACTACTGTTCCTGCTGCCATGACAACAGGGAGTCCACCTGCCACTACCACCCCCAGCACCACCACGGTGACCCCCGGAGCTTCCTCCACCAACAGGGCAGCCACAACAGCTGTAATGCAGCCATCAGCCAATCCTGTGCATGAGGAGGCTTCTGTGTTGGATGTGGGAGACGATGATGGTCAAG ACCTGCCCAGCTCCGCTGTTGCCGGCGCGATGGGGCCCGACCCCCTGGTGATCGGTGTCATCTCCATGTTCGTCATCATGGTGGGGATCCTGGCCCTGGTGGGCTTCCTGAGATACCGGCAGCGCAACAGCCGGATGGAGTTCCGGCGCCTGCAGGACCTGCCCATG GATGACATGATGGAGGATACGCCCCTCTCACTCTACAGCTACTAG